The sequence GAATGCGCGCGGCGCGCGACGATGACGATGTCGATCTCATGCAACTCGTGCCGTCAACACCGGAGGATCGCGGGCAACTCTGGCAGCGCTTTCAGAAGATGATCGAAAGCGTCGCGCAGCCGTCGCTGCTGGCATTGTTGCGCCGCATGTTTGCTGAGGAGAGCTTTGTCAAGGACTTTTGCGCCGTGCCGGCGGGCAAGAAGTGGCATCACGGCTATCTGGGCGGGCTGCTCGAACACACGCTCAATATTGCCGCCATTTGTGACCGCCTTGCCAAAATTTACCCGCAGGTTGATCGCGATTTGTTGGTGACGGCCGCGCTGTTGCACGATATCGGCAAGGTGGATTCTTACAATCAAGGCCCGATGTTCGATTATACCGACGCCGGCCGCCTGCTGGGTCACATTGTGATTGGCGCGCAAATGGTTGCCAATAAAATCGCGCAGTTTCCGGAATTCCCGCACGAATTGGCGATGAAGTTGCAACATTTGATTCTCAGCCATCAAGGCGCATTGGAGCAAGCCTCACCGGTGGTGCCGATGATTCCTGAAGGGTTTTTGCTGTATTATGCCGATGAAATCGATTCCAAGATGAACGCCATTGATCGCATTTACAAAAAAGAAAGGGCTGC is a genomic window of Cytophagia bacterium CHB2 containing:
- a CDS encoding HD domain-containing protein encodes the protein MKRLNDLLLGEQFTTFLVLTKKERRAKKNGEPYLALELSDVTNHMSGVMWDNLETVTAEAGQIVKVAGTLEEYQSQKQIRVDRMRAARDDDDVDLMQLVPSTPEDRGQLWQRFQKMIESVAQPSLLALLRRMFAEESFVKDFCAVPAGKKWHHGYLGGLLEHTLNIAAICDRLAKIYPQVDRDLLVTAALLHDIGKVDSYNQGPMFDYTDAGRLLGHIVIGAQMVANKIAQFPEFPHELAMKLQHLILSHQGALEQASPVVPMIPEGFLLYYADEIDSKMNAIDRIYKKERAAGSRWSEYVNLLNRYLYIGVAKTGKD